One genomic segment of Trichocoleus sp. includes these proteins:
- the murJ gene encoding murein biosynthesis integral membrane protein MurJ, which translates to MPDSKKVRSLVSIAGIVAVATLLSKVFGLVRQQVIAAAFGVGPAIGAYNFAYVVPGFLLILLGGINGPFHSAMVSVLSKRKQEEVAPIVETISTLVVGVLLIVTIVLIVYAEPMMRVVAPGLYITAAQAQANGISPETYQILQQTKQIAIDQFRIMAPMAVLAGLIGIGFGVLNAADQYWLPSISPLFSSITVLIGLGGLAFVLGDRITQPEYAALGGAVLAWSTLAGAVLQWLIQLPAQWKAGLGGFRLRFEFQRPEVQEVIKIMGPATFSSGMLQINVWTDLFFASFIPNAAAAVSAMGYAGLLIQTPIGILSNVILVPLLPVFSRLAAPEHWSELKERIRQGLLMTAITMLPLSALTIALAAPISRVVYERYAFKQEDAYLTASVLIAYAIGMFVYLARDVLVRVFYALEDGDTPFRISIISIFINAVLDFLLVKPFGAPGLILATVGVNIISTIAMLWILNQRLRGLPLRQWSLPLGGLLISSIIAGLTGWATRLGLEKVWGNEGFLILLGQVCIAGLAGLIVFGLLAAQMKLPEVEQLISRLTQRFRRSS; encoded by the coding sequence GTGCCTGACTCGAAAAAAGTTCGCTCTCTAGTCAGCATTGCCGGAATTGTGGCAGTGGCGACGCTTCTTAGTAAAGTCTTTGGGTTGGTACGCCAACAGGTTATTGCAGCAGCGTTTGGCGTGGGTCCGGCGATCGGGGCGTACAACTTCGCCTATGTCGTTCCGGGCTTTTTGCTGATCTTGCTGGGCGGCATTAATGGACCATTCCACAGCGCCATGGTCAGCGTTTTGTCGAAGCGAAAGCAAGAGGAAGTCGCGCCGATCGTGGAAACCATCTCAACTCTTGTGGTAGGGGTGTTGCTGATTGTGACGATCGTGCTGATTGTCTATGCAGAGCCAATGATGCGCGTGGTAGCTCCGGGGCTATACATTACAGCGGCGCAAGCACAGGCAAATGGAATTTCGCCAGAGACCTATCAAATCCTGCAGCAAACAAAGCAAATTGCGATCGATCAGTTTCGCATCATGGCTCCAATGGCAGTATTGGCAGGGCTGATCGGCATCGGTTTTGGCGTCCTGAATGCAGCAGATCAATACTGGCTACCTTCGATTAGTCCGCTCTTTTCCAGCATCACAGTGCTGATTGGCTTGGGTGGCTTGGCGTTTGTGCTGGGGGATAGAATCACGCAGCCTGAATATGCAGCTCTCGGTGGAGCGGTGCTTGCATGGTCTACGCTGGCAGGAGCTGTTTTGCAGTGGCTCATTCAGCTTCCAGCACAGTGGAAAGCGGGTTTGGGTGGATTTCGGCTGCGGTTTGAGTTTCAGCGTCCCGAAGTGCAGGAAGTGATCAAAATCATGGGTCCTGCAACTTTCTCGTCGGGTATGCTGCAAATCAACGTCTGGACAGATTTGTTTTTTGCTTCGTTTATTCCTAATGCGGCAGCAGCAGTTTCAGCCATGGGCTATGCGGGTCTGCTCATTCAGACGCCGATCGGCATTCTGTCAAACGTGATTTTGGTGCCTCTGTTACCCGTCTTCTCGCGGCTGGCGGCTCCTGAGCATTGGTCTGAGCTAAAAGAGCGCATCCGGCAAGGCTTATTGATGACCGCAATTACCATGTTGCCCCTGAGTGCCCTGACGATCGCTTTGGCAGCGCCAATCTCTAGAGTTGTATATGAGCGATATGCCTTTAAACAAGAAGACGCCTATCTAACGGCTTCAGTGCTCATTGCTTATGCGATCGGTATGTTTGTTTATCTGGCACGCGATGTGCTGGTGCGTGTTTTTTATGCCCTGGAAGATGGCGATACGCCCTTTCGGATTAGCATCATCAGTATTTTCATTAATGCCGTTCTCGACTTTTTGCTGGTCAAGCCCTTTGGTGCGCCCGGTCTAATTTTGGCAACGGTGGGCGTGAATATTATTTCAACGATCGCAATGCTCTGGATTCTGAATCAAAGACTGCGTGGACTGCCGCTGCGACAGTGGAGCCTACCGCTCGGCGGACTGCTGATCAGCAGTATCATTGCTGGCTTGACCGGATGGGCAACTCGTTTAGGTTTAGAAAAAGTTTGGGGAAATGAAGGCTTCCTGATTCTGCTCGGACAGGTCTGTATTGCAGGATTGGCGGGTTTAATCGTGTTTGGACTGCTCGCCGCCCAAATGAAGCTCCCAGAGGTCGAACAGTTAATCAGTCGTTTGACTCAACGATTCCGTCGATCGAGCTAG
- a CDS encoding ABC transporter substrate-binding protein has translation MIPPSLAPTLQPLAEFFSRRLRLFGLAIVVCLGIVFFSMTALTQPPIHVAMLTSALDAAQGKNLVKAFEAKNPDIKIDVVEGPNASNLIEDLYTSSFLLGDSPYDLVMMDIVWLPKFAAAGWLLDLTDRLSPSDVTDFMPGDLEGGKYKEQLYRLPIRSDGGMLYYRKDLLEQAGIQPPETFADLVQAAKQLQQSGAATWGYVWQGRQYEGLPAMFVEILSGFGAFWINPKTLEVGLDRPEALQALQFLRETITAGITPDGVTTYQEEETRRLFQSGEVAFLRNWPYVYPLASTEDSNVRGKFAVKPMVHAAGFESGACLGGWGIGISKTSAHPDAAWRVAQFYASAEAQKMAALENGYLPTRKSVYADADVIAKYSYFPAMQTVIERAVLRPPVAQYAQASDILQRYLSAALSDRMSPEAALKTAAQETRTLLGRK, from the coding sequence ATGATTCCTCCTTCTTTGGCTCCAACCTTACAGCCTTTGGCTGAATTTTTCTCCCGTCGGCTGCGCCTATTTGGTCTAGCGATCGTTGTTTGTCTGGGGATCGTGTTCTTCAGCATGACGGCTCTCACGCAACCGCCGATTCATGTCGCAATGCTGACCTCGGCGCTGGATGCGGCTCAGGGCAAGAATTTAGTCAAAGCCTTTGAAGCAAAAAACCCTGATATCAAGATCGATGTCGTAGAAGGACCAAACGCCTCCAACCTGATTGAAGATCTCTATACCTCTTCGTTTCTCTTGGGCGACTCTCCCTACGATTTGGTGATGATGGATATCGTCTGGCTGCCTAAATTTGCGGCGGCAGGCTGGCTGCTCGATTTAACCGATCGCCTCTCTCCATCCGACGTCACAGATTTTATGCCTGGAGACCTGGAAGGCGGCAAATACAAAGAGCAGCTCTACCGTCTCCCCATTCGATCGGATGGTGGGATGCTCTATTACCGCAAAGATCTGCTGGAGCAGGCAGGCATCCAACCGCCCGAAACCTTTGCAGATTTGGTACAGGCAGCAAAACAGCTGCAGCAGTCGGGAGCCGCAACGTGGGGCTATGTCTGGCAGGGACGACAATATGAAGGCTTGCCAGCGATGTTTGTTGAAATCTTGTCAGGATTCGGTGCCTTCTGGATCAATCCCAAAACCCTGGAAGTGGGGCTCGATCGCCCAGAGGCACTTCAAGCCCTTCAGTTTTTGCGCGAGACAATTACAGCAGGCATCACGCCCGATGGAGTAACGACTTATCAAGAAGAAGAAACGCGGCGGCTATTTCAAAGTGGCGAGGTTGCTTTTCTCAGGAACTGGCCCTATGTTTATCCACTTGCCAGCACCGAAGACTCGAACGTGAGGGGCAAATTTGCTGTGAAGCCGATGGTTCATGCAGCTGGCTTTGAAAGCGGTGCTTGCTTGGGCGGATGGGGCATTGGTATTTCTAAGACCTCAGCTCACCCTGATGCAGCCTGGCGTGTGGCTCAGTTTTACGCCAGTGCCGAAGCCCAAAAGATGGCTGCACTTGAAAACGGCTATCTGCCAACTCGCAAGTCAGTCTATGCCGATGCAGATGTGATTGCGAAGTACAGCTATTTTCCAGCGATGCAAACCGTGATTGAACGGGCTGTTCTGCGTCCCCCTGTTGCTCAATACGCTCAAGCTTCCGATATCCTCCAGCGTTATCTGAGTGCTGCCTTGAGCGATCGAATGAGCCCTGAAGCTGCCCTTAAAACTGCCGCCCAAGAAACTCGAACTCTATTGGGCAGAAAATAG
- the xseA gene encoding exodeoxyribonuclease VII large subunit has translation MSLNSYTLFDASVRSTMTSNLPHLLVPDTALSVAGLTAYLQALLEQDDQLRQVWLTGEVSSATRYRSGLFFTLQDPDAQAAISCVVWNNQLNRLATVPTAGDQLIILGRIHVHPQRGTYQLIVWQVLPAGEGLRALRYRQLRNRLEAEGLFDSDRKRPLPYHPQTIAVVTSPQAAAWGDIKRTLKRRYSGLRVLFSPALVQGEQAPESIVRAIQRVERDGRAEVLILSRGGGATEDMACFNDERVVRAVATCAIPVIAGIGHQRDESLADLVADVYAHTPTAAAEQAVPLLADLQAEHQKRVQLLTEAVTGYLDEATAHLDRLKGRLRRLNVDRLIREQTQSIAWRRKRLTQTTHQQTQAALQHCELLRQKLATLDPNAVLRRGYAVVRQTNGTVARSTADLQIGQELMLQLAQGQVKVTVAELLSPDSINALDAPEP, from the coding sequence TTGAGTCTAAATTCCTACACACTTTTTGATGCTTCGGTTCGATCGACCATGACTTCTAATTTGCCCCATCTGCTCGTCCCAGATACGGCTCTGTCAGTGGCAGGGCTAACTGCCTATCTTCAGGCATTGCTGGAGCAAGACGACCAACTGCGGCAAGTGTGGCTCACAGGAGAAGTATCAAGTGCAACCCGCTACCGCAGTGGCTTATTTTTTACGCTACAAGACCCTGACGCTCAGGCAGCAATTAGCTGTGTCGTCTGGAATAACCAGCTCAATCGTCTAGCAACTGTGCCGACTGCGGGTGATCAACTGATTATTCTGGGGCGAATTCATGTGCATCCCCAACGGGGAACCTATCAGCTAATTGTTTGGCAGGTGCTTCCGGCAGGAGAAGGGCTACGGGCATTGCGCTATCGCCAATTGCGAAACCGTTTAGAAGCTGAGGGCTTGTTTGACTCCGATCGCAAACGTCCTTTGCCCTATCATCCTCAAACGATCGCTGTGGTCACTTCCCCTCAAGCGGCTGCCTGGGGCGATATCAAACGAACGCTCAAACGTCGCTACTCTGGTCTACGTGTGCTGTTTTCTCCGGCTTTGGTTCAAGGAGAGCAGGCTCCAGAGTCGATCGTGCGGGCAATTCAGCGAGTCGAGCGAGATGGACGGGCAGAAGTGTTAATTTTGTCTCGCGGCGGCGGTGCAACAGAAGATATGGCTTGTTTCAACGATGAGCGAGTTGTGCGAGCAGTTGCTACCTGTGCAATTCCGGTGATTGCCGGGATCGGACATCAGCGGGATGAATCGCTGGCTGACCTGGTTGCTGATGTTTATGCCCATACCCCAACGGCAGCCGCAGAACAGGCAGTTCCCTTACTGGCAGATTTGCAGGCTGAACATCAGAAGCGCGTCCAATTGCTGACTGAGGCAGTTACAGGATATTTGGATGAAGCCACCGCTCACCTCGATCGCCTTAAAGGTCGGCTACGTCGCTTGAATGTTGATCGACTGATTCGAGAGCAAACTCAATCGATCGCTTGGCGACGAAAGCGCCTGACCCAAACGACTCACCAGCAGACCCAGGCAGCCCTTCAGCACTGCGAACTCTTGCGGCAAAAACTGGCAACGCTTGACCCTAATGCAGTCCTTCGACGGGGCTATGCAGTTGTAAGACAAACCAATGGCACAGTTGCCCGATCGACGGCTGATCTGCAAATTGGGCAGGAACTCATGCTACAACTGGCACAAGGACAGGTAAAAGTCACTGTTGCTGAGCTGCTCAGCCCTGATTCTATTAACGCGTTGGATGCTCCTGAGCCATGA
- the xseB gene encoding exodeoxyribonuclease VII small subunit, with translation MNDLPEPSVFTSTSGRSNGATDGTLLSQWNYEQTVAEIEGIIYRIERGELELAEVFAQFAIAVEHLRHCENFLTRQQQQVDLLIETLVDETEPF, from the coding sequence ATGAACGACCTGCCTGAACCCTCCGTATTTACCAGCACCTCTGGGCGATCGAATGGTGCGACCGATGGCACATTGCTGTCTCAGTGGAACTATGAACAAACGGTTGCCGAAATTGAAGGCATCATCTATCGCATCGAACGTGGCGAATTGGAACTAGCAGAAGTGTTTGCTCAGTTTGCGATCGCAGTCGAGCATTTGCGGCACTGCGAGAATTTCTTAACGCGACAGCAGCAACAGGTTGATCTGCTCATTGAAACCCTGGTAGATGAAACAGAGCCGTTCTAA
- a CDS encoding HhoA/HhoB/HtrA family serine endopeptidase has translation MITRIVAIVVGVVLAFSSLPVLPGSAAPLPTWLSPLNSSLVAVPSGQIVAQAPAMERRGSFVAAAVDRVGSAVVRIDTERTITRSADPFMDDPFFRRFFGNGMFPSGPYEERLQGQGSGFIIDANGTILTNAHVVSNADRVTVILKDGRSFDGEVLGVDELTDLAVVKIPVQGGGLPTAPLGDSDQVGVGDWAIAVGNPLGLDNTVTLGIVSTLNRSSARAGIPDKRLDFIQTDAAINPGNSGGPLLDADGEVIGINTAIRANAMGIGFAIPINTAKQIIPTLEKGERVAHPYVGVQIADLTPDMARQNNRDPNATIELPEINGALVMGIVPSSPAAEAGIRRGDVITQIEGYTITSADQLQNLIERSGIGKTLRFTVKRGDRTQQFSVRTAELQAKP, from the coding sequence ATGATCACCCGCATAGTGGCAATAGTTGTGGGAGTGGTTCTGGCATTTAGTTCGTTGCCTGTTCTTCCCGGCTCGGCAGCACCGCTTCCCACTTGGCTTTCACCCTTAAATTCTTCTTTGGTTGCTGTTCCATCTGGGCAAATTGTGGCTCAGGCTCCCGCAATGGAGCGACGAGGCAGTTTTGTTGCTGCTGCTGTCGATCGCGTTGGCTCTGCAGTCGTTCGGATTGACACCGAGCGCACCATTACTCGCAGTGCTGACCCATTTATGGATGACCCCTTCTTCCGTCGCTTCTTTGGCAATGGCATGTTTCCTTCGGGTCCCTATGAAGAAAGACTTCAAGGCCAGGGATCGGGCTTCATCATTGATGCCAACGGCACGATTTTGACTAACGCTCATGTTGTCAGCAATGCCGATCGCGTTACGGTGATTCTTAAGGATGGGCGGAGCTTTGATGGTGAAGTGCTAGGCGTAGATGAACTCACCGATTTAGCTGTCGTGAAAATTCCCGTTCAGGGAGGCGGCTTGCCGACAGCCCCTCTGGGGGACTCTGATCAGGTTGGTGTAGGAGATTGGGCAATTGCTGTGGGTAACCCGTTAGGACTGGACAATACGGTTACCCTGGGCATTGTCAGTACGCTCAACCGTTCCAGCGCTAGAGCAGGGATTCCGGACAAGCGGCTTGATTTTATTCAGACGGATGCTGCCATCAATCCCGGTAATTCTGGCGGTCCGCTCCTCGATGCTGATGGCGAAGTGATTGGGATCAACACTGCGATTCGGGCAAACGCGATGGGCATTGGTTTTGCGATCCCAATTAACACAGCGAAGCAGATCATCCCGACGCTGGAAAAAGGCGAACGGGTCGCACATCCCTATGTGGGGGTTCAGATTGCTGATCTGACGCCGGATATGGCAAGACAAAACAACCGAGATCCAAATGCGACGATCGAGCTTCCTGAAATCAATGGGGCGTTAGTCATGGGCATTGTTCCCAGTTCTCCGGCTGCTGAAGCGGGCATTCGTCGCGGTGATGTCATTACCCAAATTGAGGGCTACACAATTACCTCTGCTGACCAGTTGCAAAACCTGATCGAACGGAGCGGTATTGGCAAAACCTTGCGATTCACTGTGAAACGAGGCGATCGAACGCAGCAATTCTCAGTACGAACTGCCGAACTCCAGGCAAAACCATAA
- the recA gene encoding recombinase RecA: MAKTSNEQTEREKALNLVLTQIDRTFGKGTIMRLGDASRMKVETTPTGALTLDLALGGGLPKGRVIEIYGPESSGKTTLALHAIAEVQKAGGVAAFVDAEHALDPIYANALGVDIGNLLVSQPDTGEAALEIVDQLVRSTAIDLVVVDSVAALVPRAEIEGEMGDAHVGLQARLMSQALRKITGNIGKTGCSVIFLNQLRQKIGVSYGNPETTTGGNALKFYASVRLDIRRIQTLKKGNEEYGIRAKVKVAKNKVAPPFRIAEFDVIFGKGISTLGCLVDLAEETGVLVRRGAWYSYNGENISQGRDNAIKYMEEKPDFAKEAEQLVRQKLEMGAVVSANSVSPAEVEVEDEDYTEEE, encoded by the coding sequence ATGGCTAAGACTAGCAACGAACAGACCGAACGCGAAAAAGCTTTGAACTTAGTACTCACCCAGATCGATCGAACCTTTGGTAAAGGCACGATTATGCGTCTGGGCGATGCTTCGCGGATGAAGGTTGAAACAACCCCTACTGGTGCGCTCACGCTTGACCTGGCTCTAGGTGGCGGGCTTCCTAAAGGTCGAGTCATTGAAATCTATGGTCCAGAAAGCTCCGGTAAAACAACGCTGGCGCTCCATGCCATTGCTGAAGTTCAGAAGGCAGGCGGCGTTGCTGCTTTTGTTGACGCAGAACATGCTCTCGATCCAATCTATGCCAATGCCTTAGGCGTGGATATTGGGAATCTCCTGGTTTCTCAACCGGATACAGGCGAAGCTGCACTGGAAATTGTGGATCAACTGGTGCGATCGACCGCGATCGATCTGGTTGTAGTAGACTCAGTGGCTGCACTCGTACCCAGAGCTGAAATTGAGGGGGAAATGGGTGACGCCCATGTTGGCTTACAGGCAAGACTGATGAGCCAAGCGCTGCGGAAAATTACCGGAAATATTGGTAAAACGGGCTGTAGCGTTATCTTCCTGAACCAGTTGCGTCAAAAGATCGGCGTTTCTTATGGCAACCCTGAAACCACAACTGGCGGAAATGCACTGAAGTTTTATGCCTCTGTCCGTCTAGATATCCGACGCATTCAAACGCTGAAGAAAGGCAACGAGGAGTACGGTATTCGCGCTAAGGTCAAAGTCGCCAAAAACAAAGTTGCTCCGCCTTTCCGCATTGCTGAGTTTGACGTCATTTTTGGTAAAGGCATCTCAACGCTCGGTTGTTTGGTTGATCTGGCGGAAGAAACTGGAGTTCTGGTTCGTCGTGGCGCATGGTATAGCTACAACGGCGAGAATATTAGTCAGGGACGCGATAACGCAATTAAGTATATGGAAGAAAAACCAGACTTCGCGAAAGAAGCGGAGCAACTGGTGCGGCAAAAACTGGAAATGGGGGCAGTCGTCTCTGCCAATTCTGTCAGTCCGGCAGAGGTTGAGGTCGAAGACGAGGACTATACAGAAGAGGAGTAA
- a CDS encoding response regulator transcription factor encodes MPRILVIDDDPAISELVAVNLEMAGYDVSQAPDGIKGQALALQLMPDLIMLDLMLPKVDGFTVCQRLRRDERTADIPVLMLTALGQTQDKVEGFNAGADDYLTKPFEIEEMLARVRALLRRTDRIPQAAKHSEILNYGPLTLVPERLEAIWFDQTVKLTHLEFELLHCLLQRHGQTVSPSEILKEVWGYDPNDDIETIRVHVRHLRTKLEPDPRHPRYIKTVYGAGYCLELPAHKPEEADPAAV; translated from the coding sequence ATGCCTCGTATACTTGTCATCGATGATGACCCTGCTATCTCAGAACTGGTTGCCGTCAATCTAGAAATGGCTGGATATGATGTCAGTCAGGCTCCTGATGGCATTAAAGGTCAGGCTCTTGCTCTCCAGCTCATGCCCGATTTAATCATGTTGGATCTGATGCTGCCAAAGGTGGATGGCTTCACGGTCTGCCAGCGGCTCCGACGTGACGAACGAACAGCCGATATTCCCGTACTGATGCTAACTGCCCTAGGGCAAACCCAGGATAAAGTGGAAGGCTTTAATGCAGGTGCAGATGACTATCTGACCAAACCTTTTGAGATTGAAGAAATGCTGGCGCGGGTGCGTGCCCTGTTGCGCCGAACCGATCGCATCCCTCAAGCTGCTAAACATAGCGAAATCTTGAACTATGGTCCCCTGACCCTGGTTCCGGAAAGACTGGAGGCAATCTGGTTTGATCAAACAGTCAAGCTGACTCACCTGGAGTTTGAGCTGTTGCACTGTCTACTCCAACGACATGGGCAAACCGTTTCGCCCAGCGAAATTCTTAAAGAAGTCTGGGGCTATGACCCCAATGATGATATTGAAACCATCCGAGTTCACGTTCGCCACTTAAGAACCAAGCTCGAACCGGATCCGCGCCATCCTCGCTATATCAAAACAGTTTATGGTGCGGGCTATTGTCTTGAGTTACCTGCCCATAAGCCCGAAGAAGCTGATCCGGCGGCAGTCTGA
- a CDS encoding phosphate-starvation-inducible PsiE family protein, with product MQHSPTSLNSDRYEWIKRNHIVRALEAVQDLIVISLCIGLFSFMVIQLREMFLSLLPPLDFTAVTADILFLLILVELFRLLIIYLQEQRVSIGVAVEVSIVSILREVIVRGVLETPWTQILASCAFLAVLSVLLIVRVWLPPTFEGIDPEQRLSERRARELAVVNAIEEEMISPPSTLNNHRELEQQIS from the coding sequence ATGCAGCACTCTCCCACATCCCTCAACAGCGATCGCTACGAGTGGATCAAGCGGAATCATATTGTTCGCGCTTTAGAAGCGGTTCAAGATCTAATTGTGATCTCCCTCTGCATTGGGCTATTTAGCTTCATGGTGATCCAACTGCGAGAGATGTTCCTCTCCCTGCTCCCACCGCTTGATTTCACGGCAGTCACCGCAGACATTCTCTTTTTGCTGATTCTGGTTGAGCTGTTCCGGTTGCTGATCATCTACCTGCAAGAGCAGCGTGTTTCCATTGGGGTTGCAGTGGAAGTCTCGATCGTCTCCATCCTGCGCGAGGTGATTGTGCGCGGTGTGCTCGAAACCCCTTGGACGCAAATTCTCGCTTCTTGTGCTTTTTTAGCAGTCTTGAGCGTCTTGCTGATCGTGCGTGTTTGGTTACCTCCCACTTTTGAGGGCATTGATCCTGAACAGCGGCTCTCAGAACGCCGAGCCAGAGAACTTGCAGTCGTCAATGCGATCGAAGAAGAAATGATCAGCCCTCCCTCAACGCTCAACAATCACCGAGAATTAGAACAACAGATATCTTGA
- a CDS encoding diflavin flavoprotein, which translates to MVALVERVQSRLTIQTLDIAENTTAIRSLDWDRDRFDIEFELQNGTTYNSFLIHGEKIALVDTSHEKFRQLYLDALERLIDPTQIDYLIVSHTEPDHSGLIKDLLEIAPQITIVGSKVAIQFLEDLLHQPFQRRQVKSGERLDLGNGHELEFVSAPNLHWPDTILTYDHKTQTLFTCDVFGMHYCDDHTYDEDLELLEADYKLYYDCLMGPNARSVLAALKRMADLPTIQTIATGHGPLLKHHIPDLVGRYREWSQAQAKAETTVALFYSADYGYSNELAHAIGQGIIKTGVAVELIDLNTVEPHEVTEMVSLSSGIVIGMPPQTGAGAEIARAALSTILAAVSSKQAVGLFETGGGDDESVYPLRNQFQETGVREAFPPILVKETPNEAMFQLCDEAGTDLGQWLTRDRTVKQMKAIDNELDKALGRLSGGLYIITAKKGEASSAMLASWVAQASVKPLGITIAVAKDRAIESFLHVGDRFVLNVLEDGNYQTLMKHFLKRFAPGADRFAGVKTYPATNSCPILADSLAYLECEVASRMECSDHWIVYSMVQAGRVSKVDGLTAIHHRKVGNHY; encoded by the coding sequence ATGGTGGCACTCGTAGAGCGCGTTCAAAGCAGATTAACAATCCAAACGCTTGATATTGCTGAGAATACAACCGCGATTCGCTCACTCGACTGGGATCGCGATCGGTTTGACATTGAGTTTGAGCTTCAGAACGGCACAACCTATAACTCTTTCTTAATTCATGGTGAAAAAATTGCGTTAGTTGATACATCCCACGAAAAATTTCGTCAGCTCTATCTTGATGCGCTTGAACGGCTGATCGATCCCACTCAAATCGATTATTTGATTGTTAGCCACACTGAGCCTGATCACAGTGGGTTGATCAAGGACTTGCTAGAAATTGCGCCACAAATCACGATCGTTGGCTCTAAAGTCGCGATCCAGTTCCTCGAAGACTTGCTGCATCAGCCCTTTCAGCGGCGTCAGGTGAAGAGTGGCGAACGGCTCGATTTGGGCAACGGTCACGAACTGGAGTTTGTTTCTGCGCCGAACCTGCACTGGCCCGACACCATCCTTACCTATGACCACAAAACCCAGACGCTCTTCACCTGCGATGTGTTTGGGATGCACTACTGCGACGATCACACCTACGACGAAGACCTGGAACTACTAGAGGCAGACTATAAGCTCTACTATGACTGCCTGATGGGACCCAATGCCCGATCGGTGCTTGCTGCCCTCAAGCGCATGGCAGACCTGCCCACCATCCAAACGATCGCCACCGGACATGGTCCCCTTCTAAAGCACCACATTCCAGATCTCGTCGGACGCTACCGCGAGTGGAGCCAGGCACAGGCAAAAGCAGAAACCACCGTCGCGCTGTTTTATAGTGCTGATTATGGCTACAGCAACGAGCTGGCTCATGCGATCGGTCAGGGCATCATCAAAACCGGAGTTGCGGTCGAACTGATCGACCTGAACACTGTTGAACCCCACGAAGTCACCGAAATGGTGAGTCTGTCTTCTGGCATTGTGATTGGGATGCCACCCCAGACTGGAGCAGGGGCAGAGATCGCGCGGGCAGCCCTGAGTACAATTTTGGCGGCTGTGAGCTCAAAGCAGGCGGTTGGGTTGTTTGAGACGGGTGGCGGCGATGATGAATCAGTTTATCCGCTGCGAAATCAGTTTCAGGAAACGGGAGTCCGGGAAGCCTTTCCACCCATTTTGGTGAAGGAAACGCCGAACGAGGCAATGTTCCAACTCTGCGATGAAGCCGGAACAGACTTAGGACAGTGGCTCACCCGCGATCGAACCGTCAAACAGATGAAGGCGATTGACAATGAACTGGATAAAGCGTTGGGTCGGCTGAGCGGCGGACTATACATCATCACGGCAAAGAAAGGGGAAGCCTCCAGCGCCATGCTTGCTTCCTGGGTCGCTCAAGCCAGTGTTAAGCCTCTAGGCATCACGATTGCAGTGGCAAAAGATCGGGCGATCGAGTCCTTTCTGCATGTTGGCGATCGATTTGTGCTGAATGTGCTGGAGGACGGCAACTACCAAACCTTGATGAAGCATTTCCTGAAGCGCTTTGCCCCAGGAGCCGATCGATTTGCAGGCGTGAAAACTTATCCAGCCACAAATAGCTGTCCGATTCTGGCGGATTCGCTGGCTTACCTGGAATGCGAGGTAGCAAGCCGAATGGAATGCAGCGACCATTGGATCGTTTACAGCATGGTTCAGGCAGGACGTGTTTCTAAGGTGGATGGTTTGACTGCAATTCACCATCGCAAGGTCGGCAACCATTATTAA